A segment of the Lolium perenne isolate Kyuss_39 chromosome 3, Kyuss_2.0, whole genome shotgun sequence genome:
TCGGCAGCCCCACTGCCCCCAGAAGCGCTCCCAATAGCCCTACTCTGGCAAAACTAATCCATAGCTCTCTCCCTCACGGTGGCTACAACTCCTCCCAATCACCTCCACTTGCTATGGCGTTGGCCATGGCCCACCCTCTCCCTTCGCTTGCTGCTTCGGTGGCAGCAGGAGGAAGGGGGACCTTGTTCCTCCGTTCTGGCCTAATAGTTAGGGTTAGATTTTTGTCGTGCGTTGTTGGGTGGTGGGAGCGGTGCTCAGGCTAATAAATCCACCTCAATTCTACTCCCACACTAGCGATGATCATCTGCACGGCGTCTTGCAGTTGATGGCGACGTGTGCTTGTTGGTTCTTCAGATCGGTAGCTTGATCTTCTCGCCGTTCTTTAGATCTGATGAGATCAGTTTCTCGGTGGTGTTTGTTGTTGTTATCTGCGATGATATATGCTGGCGGCTGAGGTGAGGTGGTTCTTCTGGAGCGAAGATGTGGTCCGAAGGTGTTGGATATGCCGTTCTTCTCCGACTTCATCGATGGAAGGCGGCGTATCTTGGTCAAAGACAGCACGGGGATGTCCCCCAGTCAACGTGCCACAACTACATGTGCCTCGCTGTTTGCAGCATGCCTGTTCATCAACTCATGAAGCCTTATTGGTGATTGTGCTTTTTTGGTTCTTGCAATTGTGGAGTGTCGGCTGTCTCTTCCCGTGTCCGCCTCGGCGGCGCTCGAGTTGGATGGCGGCCGCTGACTACGGTGGTTGTAGGAAACCATAAGGATTGTTTTGTATTTCTCGAATTTTTTGGATTTTTTCTGTAAATTTGGGATAATCATTTTCCCCGCTTTATCTTAATTAATGAAATATATGATTGCTTAAAAAAAACAGCCCTATTCTGGCATGCACTCCCGTGCTGCCGTTGAACTGCAGGGCCGGTGAGGCGTATTGCTCGCACTGGTTCATTTTGGGTGTCGCTGCTAGCCTGCGAAGGGTGATTTCTAGACGTTCGAGCTTTAGTTAGCCAGCTAGTGGACGCCGAGTGTGTGGCAGGGTGCGTAGCCATCCATTCCTAGCATTCGACCAACCATTCCATGTACTAGCACGCTTGCGCGGTTCGGCTGAAAACGGAAGACCAGCGGCTGTCTCCTCCCTTGACCGCTGGCACCGGGAGCACGGCGTCGCTCTACCTCTGGCCTCCGCGCAGCCAGGCGAGCAGAGAAGAGCAGAGCAGGGGTTCTTGCCGTCAAAGTCGTCGGTCCACGGCGACGACCGGCGCCCTACGTGCCTTCGCAGATGGATCCCACTTGCTGCAGCTAGAGCGGATCGATGGCCGAACAGAAAGCGAGGGTACCACAGCCTCGCCGTCCGTCGCGTACGTCTTGGTCGTTGTCGTTGTCGCGAGTCCGGAGACGCGCGGCAGCGGTCGACATAGCAGCGGGTTTTCCAGGCAAAGTCTTGGCTCGTGTGCTCCCACTGCGCTTCGTGCGTCATCCGTATGAACAGGGAACCGGCTCCCCGTGCGTCATCCTGGTCGATTGCCGTTTTTATAGCTCTGAGCTGATCAACAGGAGTCACTCCATAAAGTGCATCTCAGGCTCTGGTTGGCTGGTGGACTCGCCGTCGCCATGTCCTCGTACTCGTCGCTCCTCTCCATGCGTCCCGTCGATCAGATTGGCGGGTATGTTGACGACGGCTacaacgacgccgacgacgacttGGTGCTTGCCGCTAGCTACCTGTCGTCCTTCGACTTCGACCTCGGCGAGGAGTATGTTTCCCTGCCGCGGGCAGCAACCGCAGCCGCCTTCCACGCAGAGCAGCAGGCGCAGGCGCCGGCGACACTCCTCGGCCACTCACCGCAAAACGACGCCGACAGCTACAACAGCGGCAAAGCAGCAAGTACGAGTTCCGATGGACTCTCCTACCAAGACAGTATCAGCAAGTAAGCGATCGAAACTCTGAAGAATCTCTCTGTTCACGAGTTCGTGATTCAGGCAGACTCAACTTGACTGTGCTGTGGTCGAATTCTCCAGGAGCTTCACGAGCGACGGCGCGAGGAGCAAGGGAAGCAGGATCGCGTTCAAGACAAGGTCAGAGGTGGAGGTGCTGGACGACGGCTACCGGTGGAGGAAGTACGGCAAGAAGATGGTCAAGAACAGCCCAAACCCAAGGTACGACTATGACGTATTCCTTACGGGATATGCCAGTTTGGCGGACGCATTTTGGTTCTCTTCTCTGAAACGCCGTTCGATCGAAGGAACTACTACCGCTGCTCCAGCGAGGAGTGCCGCGTGAAGAAGCGGGTGGAGCGGGAGCGGGACGACGCGCGCTTCGTCATCACCACCTACGACGGCGTCCACAACCACCcggcgccgctgccgccgcgGGGGTGCGCCGAATACTCGCTGGCGCAGATGCGCGTCGAGGGTCTCGACACCGCGAAGATGCACGCCGTCGGCGCAGGGGATGGCGGCCTGCAGCTGCAGGGCTCCACGCCCGTGACGGCGCCGCGCACTGTGCAGCGTGACGACTGACAGTTAACAGGTGCTTTGATATGTACGAGAGTCAGACTGATTAATACTTACTTGTAATACGGCAGCTTTTATTTTATTCTGCTAAATATTGTATATACGATTGTACGGACGGAACTGGCGGTGGCATCTCCAACGGGAGGACGCGAACGGACCGTTTGTGTTCGTGTTCGTGCATACCGAAAATACGTTGGGCCCTGCTCCGAGGGGCGACGCGTGACCGATCCGTCCACGGCGATGTAAACGCGGCGCCGAGCGTCCTCcttttcttacccggtcccgcacGTGCGGGACAGCGAAATCAACCGTTTTGATTTGCTTTTTTCTCCCTTCTTTGCTACCCTAGTGCCACGCCGCCACCCAACCCCACCCGCCGCACCGTGCAGTACACGTCGTCTGCTCGGTCCTCGCTGCGCCGGAGAACAGGATTTCAGTCGGGGTAGGCCCAGGCGCGCACATGTTGCCTATTTGAGAGCCAAACTTTGCCGATTGGGCCGCCTAGCccaaggtgagctggttgcgGGGCATTATCCTGGAAGGAGTATCTAcatatgaatgtagaagtcactgatGAGATCGTGTGCAGATGCCTACATACGGATTCGATTGAGCATCAGTGGATATTGGCTGGCCGTGAAGACCTAGAGGAATaccatcttattttcatgtagactttaATTTTTTTGGATGTAATAACTAAGACTTCTTTGATCTTGtttattttattgttttaaaACATCCCAATTCATGCCGACGCGCAAATGCGTCGATACGCTGGGGGCACCCCCAGGCGTAAACGGACGCGTGAACAAAAACGGTTATTTTCGTGTTCGCCGGGCGaagcaaacggacgcgcgcggataGTTTAGGCGTTCGAAAAATGTCGcccattggagatgccctaaaagtAATTGAGAACCAACCGCTGGCTGCTTTCTTCACACTACAAAGAAGCACGCCGTTGGTGCAAGTGTCGATGGATTGTTAGATTGTGATGTATCTAGGATCGGCCCCTCGCAGCCGTGGTAAAGATCTACTCTGCTTGATtgtattattgcttagattggttACAAGATCGTCGGAGGCAAAGAGTAATTGGCTAAGCTAGGGTTTTGGTAAAACAAAGGTTATGTACGTTCTAAATCCTCTAGCTAGGCCTTATATAGACTACCGGCTctggctagggtttacaagacgaCTACCAAGTTGGTTAGGGTTCCGGGTTCATGGAAATCACAGTTAAGTTATCGACTTGTGCTTAACATTGATCCTTAGGTCTCCAATGGGCCCCGAGCCAGCCCACTATCATGGTATCATTGATGAGTACGTCATATAGGGTGCCTCATGGAGTAGAGAGGGAGAACATGTGTAACCTAGCTGGTGCAAGGGATGACGAGCATGCATTTTACCGAGGTTCAGGATCCACATGGGTGGGGGATCCCTACTTCTGCAATAATTCACTATTGGGCAACAATGTGTCAAGTTACAATTATTATATTGATTGTGCCTTTAGGCTACCCTGAAGCCTGGcttattgaaagaacatctctcacattatgttttggagtgtttgatgtcaatatatgtgatacactaatgtttgatgaagtggtgcagagaTTATATATATACATGTATATGGGTGTCTTGTGTGGAAAAAACgagacaaaaaacagcagaaagttTTTTCAcaagccggataatccgggccggatattttgcaattatccggccccccaaaatcggctaaggacttttGGAAAAGTGGCTCAGTAATCCCCTGGACATGGGCCGGATTTTTGCCCGGAATTTCCCAGGGCCAgacttttttggggggggggggggggggggattatccggccccaacttagaccggattatccggccctcgaagATCTCCAACGGTTGGATtttgagagggggtatttataccccccttcttcctccttccaacctgctcaatcattgcacaaaaatctgccaaacttcaccaccattagagccacctcaagaacacaagatttgcaagatcttctcctccacccaaccaaagctcttgatctttggagattcgaaggagaagaccccgatctacatcctcaccgaagcgatttgctttttcccctcatatgcttgagggccctcttgctagtgttcctatttggaatctctagttgtttgttgttgatgtattcttattgattgttgtgttgttacagatttgggagcctccaatttggttatgGATGTGTgcccgaggaaatcccttagtggaagtgggctaggccttcgtggcgttgctcacaggagacctgagtgaagccttcgtggcgttggtttggattttagcaaccacactcctccaaacatagacgtaccttcttgcaaaggatggAAACTACGagaatcaactccgtgtctccgcgtgctccactctcggttacctctatcctattatatctcctatatattgcgtagctatatcttgcttagttgttaaccttgtcatataggtaaattcatatAGTTGCATatatagagaatttacctttgtgtcaagcctaaattgaaaaataactaaaaattggttagcacctattcacccccctctaggtgcggcatacgatcctttcaattggtatcagatcctcggctcttatttcgggcttaaccgcctaagagtatgccggacgatacTATTACGGAAGGAGCCGCAAATCCGGTTTCTATGGATGATCTCAAGTCGATGGAAACATCCTTGAGATCCTCCATGGAagatcaaatggaaagcatgagaaaaatgatttccgagattTTGCCGCGGGCTCCCTCCGTCATCCCAGTCATAGAGGGAAGGGACAAGAGTGGGTTAGAAAAGGGAGATGCTTCGGGCTCACCCTCCTCTACCACACCCTTGGAGAGTGATCACTTAGAAAATAGTAAAAACCCCACTACTTCTCCTAGAGCAACAAGTGAGGGTGGGAGCTACCATAATGTGCCTCCATCTTTCCGCCCCCCCTGACATtctggttccccatcctcatataaacatttggggcgacccacctaagtttaatgATAAATATTTCGATACCTGGAAATTTGAGTTTcagtctcatgttcgcagtgcctccaatgaacttcggagaatcatcttggaaatcttcaagccttacaaccccgacaagttgactagaagagaagaggttgataatcaactcaacgacattgccttgcacatgattcaaactagtgtggggacaaaggacttgTCTCTTGTTCGGAATTtctccaccgccaaggaagcttgggatggtttggccgctagttgcatgggaagtgaaagcatgagaaggaacaagtataatgccctttggaatcaagccgaaggattcatgaggctaccggatgaagatcatcaagtcatgtatagaagacttatcaccgttgccgatgctttccagaatgtgggtgccaaacacattgatgactcttggatcaaagaTAAGTATATTGATTGCATGATGTCGTTTGAACccgttgatgtcaagactcttgttgggagagaatgcttttcctctctcacttctcaacaagcgGTGCACAAGTTGCAAGCTCTCgaggtgctcgagcaaaactctcatgattctcgcaatcgagctATTGGGATATCAAGAGGgaccaaccttgccttggcggtcaattccgtggaagaagtgaaccctcaagaaccatataggacatcttggagtatgtcctatccggatgatttggaataccactacaatgaccacatggcattccatgcaaaaaccttttgggttgatccatccaaggccaaggaagacaatatcaagagaaacaactcaagtgggTTCAAGGGTTTGGGCCCAAAAACAAGAaattgctacaattgtggtgaaAAGAACCATTTCATCGCCCAATGCCCTTATGAGCATAGGGAAACtcgtggtggaaggctcattcccaaggacaagagcaaagtttCAAAAgctcccaacaagaaattctacaacaagggTAAGAAGGACAAGAGGCCTTTAAGGATTGTGCTAATGACCAAGGAAgagtattcttccgatgaagttgagattagtagtgatgaagaagaaacctcaaaggaagtggccgccattgccaccaccaatattccctcttcatctctctttgaatcccccaatgagaaccctcacatcaagaatgcacattgcttcatggctaggtcctccttggacacatctattgtgctatcaactcaggaATAATATACctccggtgatgatgatgaagaagatgaaactttgaatggattggttgctcttgcttctctctccaccaactcttcatcaccaaatgAATCCCCCAATGAAGAAATTCacttggaggaagaaagttgcctcatggctaaatcttccgaggtatcatcccctaacccctctatgcctatcaTATCAAATGATCTAGGAGTTGATCTTGCTAGTTTAAAAGTGAAACAGGAAATGCTTGACTTTGATGAGTTCATTattaacttgaaaggtgacactaAAAAGTATGTTTCAAACCTCATGGTTCGGCTAGCACAACTAGATGATAttcttgagaaaaaatgtcaaatagagagagaggacTCTCTTGAAattcatgctcttaaaaatgcccttgaggaaggacaagaaactataacttctcttgaagagaggctagaaattcttgaagaacctcaagatgaaATTAATAAGCTTACTAAAgaaagagatcttgctagggctaaagcaaaagtgcttaaaaaggaaaaaagcAAAATTtgttgttgatcatgagaaacttttgaaggatctagatgatctagacaaggctcacaaagccttgaagagtgaatactcactcctctccaagtctaatgagcagcttcaaattaggcttgctaaatatgatgtgcctagctcttatacctctacttgtgatcatgcaaacattattgaggaaaattctaggttaaaggatgaactcactaaggcctcctctccccaaagtaaactttctttggatgaccttttgagtaagcaaaggtcaaacaataggAAGGAGGGCATTGGCTATAAGGCCAAGGCAAAGAATGGAAACAAGAAGAAAGCCAAGCCCtcacaaaagaagtttatcactaATGACGAAGCCCCTAAGGCCAACatcattaatgatgatgatgcgggaattgctaaccctcacaatgttttatttaaagattattatggtgatgtttatgcaaaatatgttggtccatatgatggttatgttgcttgttctatttgggtcccaaagacccttgttgct
Coding sequences within it:
- the LOC127342754 gene encoding uncharacterized protein, producing the protein MSSYSSLLSMRPVDQIGGYVDDGYNDADDDLVLAASYLSSFDFDLGEEYVSLPRAATAAAFHAEQQAQAPATLLGHSPQNDADSYNSGKAASTSSDGLSYQDSISKSFTSDGARSKGSRIAFKTRSEVEVLDDGYRWRKYGKKMVKNSPNPRNYYRCSSEECRVKKRVERERDDARFVITTYDGVHNHPAPLPPRGCAEYSLAQMRVEGLDTAKMHAVGAGDGGLQLQGSTPVTAPRTVQRDD